In Ruminococcaceae bacterium BL-6, a genomic segment contains:
- a CDS encoding Sensor histidine kinase: MIPIHFNPFRRKNTPDMLKKQIKKLLMGMMIGFLVIIAFLFFMLVLFNREYKDSLQNANTAAGFNNEFKKKLDLDMYYYVVGPRQDQKLPLEEVDKAEKVLQRLMKTTVQSDNRWRIKSMLNLCGRLRECMIAISATHGYDARMEQLENNIYIITSLIETYMHDYIYNEIKLLSALQQEINHRVFVMIVVTVIVSISMILLILLYALRFTRHITKPIDQLCEKAKNLGNGQFHVEPVQTSNVEIKTLDDGFNEMAGRIQSLLNRIKTEQMILRRTELELLQAQINPHFLYNTFDSIIWLAETQRNKEVIQMVTSLSGFFRNSLSKGKDVITIETEKKQVCSYLEIQKIRYSDILDYEIDIPPSLLSCSIPKLTLQPLVENAIYHGIKYKRAKGKILIRGREDGGDIVISVEDDGIGMTEEQLRSLREKIDTNSSAGFGLSNVQKRLRLYCGEPYGLSFESTKNQGTTVLVRIPKQNQLPS, from the coding sequence ATGATACCGATCCATTTCAATCCATTCCGCAGAAAAAACACACCGGACATGCTCAAAAAGCAGATCAAAAAATTACTGATGGGAATGATGATCGGGTTCCTTGTGATCATCGCGTTCCTGTTTTTCATGCTGGTGCTTTTCAACCGCGAATACAAGGATTCCCTTCAGAACGCCAATACCGCGGCGGGCTTTAACAACGAGTTCAAGAAAAAGCTGGATCTGGACATGTATTACTATGTCGTGGGGCCCAGACAGGATCAGAAGCTCCCTCTGGAAGAGGTGGACAAAGCCGAGAAAGTCCTGCAGCGCCTGATGAAAACCACAGTGCAGTCGGACAACCGGTGGCGCATCAAGTCCATGCTGAACCTGTGCGGCCGCCTGCGGGAGTGCATGATAGCGATCTCCGCCACCCACGGCTACGACGCCCGCATGGAGCAGCTGGAAAACAACATCTATATCATCACCTCGCTGATCGAAACCTATATGCACGATTACATCTATAACGAGATCAAGTTGCTGTCCGCGCTTCAGCAGGAAATCAATCACCGCGTTTTTGTCATGATCGTCGTCACGGTCATCGTCTCCATCAGCATGATCCTGCTGATCCTGCTTTACGCTCTGCGCTTTACCCGGCATATCACAAAACCCATCGACCAGCTTTGCGAAAAGGCGAAAAATCTGGGGAACGGGCAGTTCCATGTGGAGCCCGTTCAGACAAGCAACGTGGAGATCAAAACGCTGGACGACGGCTTTAACGAGATGGCGGGCAGAATCCAGTCCCTGCTGAACCGAATCAAAACGGAGCAGATGATCCTGCGGCGGACCGAACTGGAGCTTTTGCAGGCGCAGATCAATCCCCATTTCCTATACAATACCTTTGACTCCATCATCTGGCTCGCGGAGACCCAGCGGAACAAAGAGGTCATTCAGATGGTCACCAGCCTTTCCGGCTTTTTCCGCAACTCCCTGAGCAAAGGGAAGGACGTGATCACGATAGAGACCGAAAAGAAGCAGGTCTGCAGCTATCTGGAAATTCAGAAGATCCGGTACAGCGATATTCTGGATTACGAGATCGATATTCCCCCTTCGCTCCTGTCCTGCTCCATTCCCAAGCTCACCCTTCAGCCTCTGGTGGAAAACGCCATTTACCATGGGATCAAGTATAAGCGCGCCAAAGGGAAAATCCTGATCCGCGGCAGGGAGGACGGCGGGGATATCGTGATTTCCGTCGAGGACGACGGGATCGGGATGACCGAAGAGCAGCTCCGGTCGCTGCGCGAGAAAATCGATACGAACTCCTCTGCGGGCTTCGGGCTTTCCAATGTGCAGAAGCGGCTCCGTCTGTATTGCGGGGAACCGTACGGCCTGTCGTTTGAAAGCACGAAAAATCAGGGGACAACCGTGCTGGTACGCATTCCGAAACAGAATCAACTTCCATCGTAA
- the ytfQ gene encoding putative sugar transporter subunit: periplasmic-binding component of ABC superfamily (Evidence 3 : Putative function from multiple computational evidences; PubMedId : 9298646; Product type t : transporter) → MKKLMSVLLAVVMSLSLAACGGGAAGNGSESSGAGANTGSGGGSSDLIVVGFSQVGAESDWRTANTKSMKDTFVESKGYKLIFDDAQQKQENQITAIRNFIQQEVDYIVLAPVTETGWDTVLQEAKDAGIPVIIVDRMIDVSDDSLFTCWVGSDFRKEGDKAVAWMEKQLKDKDKVNIVHLQGTIGSSAQIGRTEGLEAGVKANQNWKLVAQQTGEFTQAKGQEVMESILKQNDDIDVVYCENDNMAFGAIDAIEAAGKKAGKDGDITVISFDSTRAGLKAALEGKINYNVECNPLHGPRVEAIIKELEAGKTPEKLAYVDETTFDTATITQDVIDKRAY, encoded by the coding sequence ATGAAAAAGTTAATGTCCGTTCTGTTGGCTGTGGTAATGTCGCTGAGCCTTGCGGCCTGCGGCGGGGGTGCGGCCGGCAACGGGAGCGAAAGCTCGGGCGCGGGTGCGAACACCGGCAGCGGCGGAGGGTCGAGCGACCTGATCGTCGTGGGCTTTTCCCAGGTGGGCGCCGAGTCCGACTGGCGCACGGCCAACACGAAATCCATGAAGGATACCTTTGTGGAATCCAAGGGCTACAAGCTCATTTTCGACGACGCGCAGCAGAAGCAGGAAAACCAGATCACGGCCATCCGCAACTTCATCCAGCAGGAAGTGGATTATATCGTTCTTGCGCCGGTCACGGAAACAGGCTGGGATACCGTTTTGCAGGAGGCCAAGGACGCGGGCATTCCGGTCATCATCGTGGACCGTATGATCGACGTTTCGGATGACAGCCTGTTTACCTGCTGGGTCGGCTCCGATTTCCGCAAAGAAGGCGACAAAGCCGTTGCCTGGATGGAAAAGCAGCTGAAGGATAAGGATAAGGTGAACATCGTCCACCTTCAGGGCACCATCGGCTCTTCCGCGCAGATCGGCCGCACCGAGGGCCTGGAAGCGGGGGTCAAAGCCAATCAGAACTGGAAGCTGGTCGCTCAGCAGACCGGAGAGTTCACGCAGGCCAAAGGCCAGGAGGTCATGGAAAGCATCCTCAAGCAGAACGACGATATCGATGTCGTCTATTGTGAAAACGACAATATGGCCTTCGGAGCCATCGACGCCATTGAAGCCGCCGGCAAGAAGGCCGGGAAAGACGGCGACATCACCGTTATCTCGTTCGACTCCACCAGGGCGGGCCTCAAGGCCGCTTTGGAAGGGAAAATCAACTACAACGTGGAATGCAACCCGCTGCACGGCCCCAGGGTTGAGGCGATCATCAAGGAGCTGGAAGCCGGGAAAACCCCTGAGAAGCTGGCCTATGTAGATGAGACCACTTTCGACACAGCCACCATTACCCAGGATGTCATTGATAAAAGGGCCTATTGA
- the ytfR gene encoding putative sugar transporter subunit: ATP-binding component of ABC superfamily (Evidence 3 : Putative function from multiple computational evidences; Product type t : transporter) has translation MEETIILAMRGITKLFQGVKALQNVDFTLRKGEIHALMGENGAGKSTLIKVLTGVYPMDGGEIRLGGKEQAVTIRSPQEAQRRGISTVYQEINLCPNLSVAENLFIDREPRRFGMIDWKKMNQRSGALLKSLDIGVEPTRQLGDCSIAVQQMIAIARAVDMQCRVLILDEPTSSLDDDEVEKLFQLMRRLKEQGVGIIFVTHFLEQVYAVCDRITVLRNGELVGEYPTAELPRLKLVAKMMGKDFDDLAEIESLKEVKKEHEGETPFLEAEGLSSRYIKPFSLQIHKGEVMGFTGLLGSGRSELVRTVYGADKPVAGTLKLNGRPVRIDAPLNAMMKGMAYLPEDRKRDGIFADLSVRENIIIALQAKRGPFRPMKRKEMQESADRYIDLLQIKTAGREIPVRSLSGGNQQKVVIARWLLTDPEFLILDEPTRGIDIGTKTEIQKLILQLAEKGMSIAFISSEIEEMLRTCSHMVVMRDRQIVGELTGDDLTQDKIMHVIAGGETANG, from the coding sequence ATGGAAGAAACGATTATTTTAGCAATGCGCGGAATCACAAAGCTCTTTCAGGGGGTAAAGGCGCTTCAAAATGTGGATTTTACATTGCGCAAGGGGGAAATTCACGCTCTGATGGGAGAAAACGGCGCGGGAAAATCCACGCTGATCAAGGTGCTGACCGGCGTATATCCGATGGACGGCGGCGAGATCCGTCTCGGCGGAAAGGAACAGGCGGTGACCATCCGCTCCCCGCAGGAGGCGCAGCGCAGGGGCATCAGCACGGTGTATCAGGAGATCAACCTGTGCCCGAACCTGAGCGTGGCGGAAAACCTTTTTATCGACCGGGAGCCGCGCAGGTTCGGCATGATCGACTGGAAAAAGATGAACCAGCGTTCCGGCGCCCTGCTGAAAAGCCTCGACATCGGGGTGGAGCCGACGCGCCAGCTGGGGGACTGTTCCATTGCCGTTCAGCAGATGATCGCCATCGCGCGGGCGGTGGATATGCAGTGCAGGGTGCTGATTCTGGATGAGCCGACTTCCTCTCTGGATGACGATGAGGTGGAAAAGCTGTTTCAGCTGATGCGGCGCCTGAAGGAACAGGGCGTGGGGATCATCTTCGTCACTCATTTTCTGGAGCAGGTGTACGCCGTCTGCGACCGGATCACGGTGCTGCGCAACGGCGAGCTGGTGGGGGAATACCCGACCGCCGAGCTGCCCCGGCTGAAGCTGGTGGCTAAAATGATGGGAAAGGATTTCGACGATCTCGCCGAAATCGAATCCCTGAAAGAAGTCAAGAAGGAGCACGAAGGCGAAACCCCCTTTCTGGAGGCGGAAGGCCTTTCCAGCCGGTACATCAAGCCGTTCAGCCTGCAAATCCATAAGGGCGAAGTCATGGGCTTCACCGGCCTGCTCGGCTCCGGGCGCAGCGAGCTGGTGCGCACCGTTTACGGCGCGGATAAGCCGGTCGCGGGCACGCTGAAGCTGAACGGCAGGCCGGTCAGGATCGACGCGCCGCTGAACGCGATGATGAAGGGCATGGCGTATCTGCCCGAGGACCGCAAACGGGACGGCATTTTTGCCGACCTGTCCGTCCGGGAAAACATCATCATCGCGCTTCAGGCAAAACGCGGGCCTTTCCGTCCGATGAAGCGCAAAGAGATGCAGGAATCCGCAGACAGGTATATCGATCTGCTGCAGATCAAAACCGCCGGCCGGGAGATCCCCGTCAGAAGCCTTTCCGGCGGCAATCAGCAAAAGGTCGTGATCGCCCGCTGGCTGCTCACCGACCCGGAGTTCCTGATTCTGGATGAGCCGACCAGGGGGATCGATATCGGAACCAAGACGGAAATCCAGAAGCTGATTTTACAGCTGGCGGAAAAGGGGATGAGCATCGCCTTCATTTCTTCCGAAATAGAAGAGATGCTGCGCACCTGTTCGCATATGGTCGTCATGCGCGACCGTCAGATCGTCGGGGAGCTGACGGGGGACGACCTGACACAGGATAAGATCATGCATGTCATCGCGGGAGGTGAGACGGCAAATGGCTAG
- the ytfT gene encoding putative sugar transporter subunit: membrane component of ABC superfamily (Evidence 3 : Putative function from multiple computational evidences; Product type t : transporter), protein MASQKASLFKRITKHHLFFPLVCLAVVLLANVIKTPDFFVVSINGGVLYGYVVDVVNRASELVILAIGMTLVSAASGGQDISVGAVMAVAAAVCCEILSGGAVSTGAFQNPLILAVLAALLVSALCGAFNGVLVARLKIQPMVATLILFTAGRGIAQLITKGQITYVRVESYKIAGGYIPGCPIPTPIFFAAGTVALVMLVMKFTTLKLYVEGVGINSSAARIVGLNSVRIQFVTYVICGLLAGVAGLIASSRIYSADANNIGLYLEMDAILAVALGGNLLSGGKFSLMGSVIGAYTIQALTTTLYAMNISSDQLPVYKAVVVVIIVVLQSPKFNQYFRSFREKLHPGNSVSRKEEPSS, encoded by the coding sequence ATGGCTAGTCAAAAGGCGTCCTTATTCAAAAGAATCACAAAGCACCATCTCTTTTTCCCTCTCGTCTGTCTGGCTGTCGTGCTTTTGGCAAACGTGATCAAAACGCCCGACTTTTTTGTGGTGTCCATCAACGGCGGCGTGCTGTATGGCTATGTGGTGGATGTCGTCAACCGGGCTTCCGAGCTCGTGATCCTGGCGATCGGCATGACGCTCGTGTCGGCGGCTTCCGGCGGCCAGGACATCAGCGTCGGCGCCGTCATGGCGGTGGCGGCGGCCGTCTGCTGCGAGATCCTTTCGGGGGGAGCGGTATCGACAGGCGCTTTTCAGAATCCCCTGATCCTGGCGGTTCTGGCCGCGCTGCTCGTGTCGGCGCTGTGCGGGGCTTTCAACGGTGTTCTGGTCGCCAGGCTGAAGATTCAGCCGATGGTGGCCACCCTGATTTTGTTTACCGCCGGCCGGGGGATCGCCCAGCTCATCACAAAAGGGCAGATCACCTATGTCCGCGTGGAATCCTATAAGATCGCGGGCGGCTATATTCCCGGATGTCCCATTCCGACCCCCATCTTTTTCGCGGCCGGAACGGTGGCGCTCGTCATGCTGGTGATGAAATTCACCACGCTGAAGCTGTATGTGGAGGGCGTCGGGATCAACAGCAGCGCCGCGCGGATCGTGGGTCTGAACTCCGTGCGCATCCAATTCGTCACCTATGTCATCTGCGGCCTGCTGGCGGGTGTCGCCGGGCTCATCGCTTCCAGCCGGATCTATTCGGCGGATGCCAACAACATCGGCCTGTATTTGGAAATGGACGCCATTCTGGCGGTGGCCCTGGGAGGGAACCTTCTGAGCGGCGGAAAATTCAGCCTGATGGGCTCCGTGATCGGCGCCTATACCATACAGGCCCTGACCACCACTTTGTACGCGATGAACATTTCGTCCGACCAGCTTCCGGTTTACAAGGCGGTCGTCGTGGTGATTATCGTGGTGCTGCAGAGCCCGAAATTCAACCAGTATTTCCGTTCTTTCAGGGAGAAGCTGCATCCGGGGAATTCCGTGAGCAGAAAGGAGGAGCCATCGTCATGA
- a CDS encoding Sugar ABC transporter permease YjfF codes for MKKKKQLSDTSFLLMVTVGLFILMYVVGMIVFADKGFAKPQMFLNLFISNAGLIVISCGLTLVMITGGIDISVGSVTGLVAMASAYQMEVNGSGAYTALALSLLIGLAFGVVQGYLIAYLDIQPFIITLAGLFFGRGMTAVISKEMISVKNETFLAWAKYKIYLPVGTTNKRGVFQPAYIYPTVIVALLVLIAVAVMLKYTRFGRRLYALGGSQQSALMMGLNVRRTKFYAYTLNGFLVGLGGFLFFLNSCAGFVEQAKGLEMDAISASVIGGTLLSGGVGNPVGTLFGVLIKGAISSLITTQGTLSSWWVRIALSSLLCFFIVLQSVIASRKKKSM; via the coding sequence ATGAAAAAGAAAAAACAGCTCAGCGACACCTCTTTTCTGCTGATGGTGACAGTGGGGCTTTTCATTCTGATGTATGTGGTGGGGATGATCGTCTTCGCGGACAAAGGCTTCGCAAAGCCCCAGATGTTTCTGAACCTCTTTATTTCCAATGCGGGCCTGATCGTCATTTCCTGCGGGCTTACGCTCGTGATGATCACCGGGGGGATCGATATTTCGGTCGGGTCCGTCACGGGGCTGGTCGCCATGGCTTCCGCCTACCAGATGGAGGTGAACGGGTCCGGCGCGTATACGGCCCTGGCCCTGTCCCTCCTGATCGGCCTGGCGTTCGGCGTCGTTCAGGGGTATCTGATCGCCTATCTGGATATCCAGCCGTTTATCATCACCCTGGCCGGGCTGTTTTTCGGCAGGGGCATGACGGCGGTGATCAGCAAAGAGATGATCTCGGTCAAAAACGAGACGTTCCTTGCGTGGGCGAAATACAAGATTTATCTTCCCGTCGGCACGACCAATAAAAGGGGTGTGTTCCAGCCCGCCTACATCTACCCGACTGTCATCGTCGCGCTGCTGGTTCTGATCGCCGTGGCCGTCATGCTGAAATACACCAGATTCGGCCGCAGGCTCTACGCGCTCGGCGGAAGCCAGCAGAGTGCGCTGATGATGGGGCTGAACGTACGCAGGACAAAATTCTATGCCTATACCTTAAACGGCTTTCTGGTCGGGCTGGGAGGGTTCCTTTTCTTCCTCAACAGCTGCGCCGGTTTCGTGGAGCAGGCGAAAGGGCTGGAAATGGACGCGATCTCCGCATCCGTGATCGGCGGCACGCTGCTGTCCGGCGGTGTCGGGAACCCGGTCGGAACGCTGTTCGGCGTCTTGATCAAGGGGGCGATCTCCAGCCTGATCACCACCCAGGGCACGCTGTCCAGCTGGTGGGTGCGCATCGCCCTTTCCTCCCTGCTCTGCTTCTTCATCGTCCTGCAGAGTGTGATCGCGTCGAGAAAGAAAAAAAGCATGTAG
- a CDS encoding Ribulokinase — MAQTAFGGELSPKSSITQGRTALGIELGSTRIKAVLIGPDYAPLASGGFDWENRLVDGIWTYDLDDVWKGVQASFRSLAAQVRERYGVSLSRVGSLGISAMMHGYLAFDEKGNQLVPFRTWRNTVTGQAAGLLTEEFRFNVPQRWSVAHLYQAILNGEKHVKDVAFLTTLSGYVHWKLTGEKVLGVGDASGMFPIDSSRSDYDAGMMEKFQDLVAGYGFGWHLKDILPRVLSAGEPAGRLTPEGALLLDPSGSLEAGVPLCPPEGDAGTGMAATNSVAEQTGNVSAGTSIFAMIVLEKPLSRVYPEIDMVTTPAGKPTAMVHCNNCTSDLDAWVKLFSQGLESLGVRKSKAEVYDLFYNRALAGEPDCGGLLSYNYYSGEPITGLKEGRPLFVRTPESRMSFENFARSLIFSTIATLRIGMDILSEEQIHIKTLLGHGGLFKTKKVGQALMASALKVPVAVMETAGEGGAWGIALLAAYLREKEQGETLESYLSQKVFSRIESAVTPPDPKDVKGFEDFMKNYRAGLAAERAAVENIN, encoded by the coding sequence ATGGCACAGACTGCTTTCGGAGGGGAATTGTCCCCCAAAAGCTCCATCACACAGGGCCGTACGGCCCTTGGAATCGAACTCGGCTCCACGCGGATCAAAGCGGTCCTGATCGGGCCGGATTACGCTCCGCTCGCTTCCGGCGGCTTCGACTGGGAAAACCGTCTGGTGGACGGGATCTGGACCTACGACCTGGATGACGTGTGGAAAGGGGTGCAGGCCAGCTTCCGCAGCCTGGCTGCACAGGTGCGGGAACGGTACGGCGTATCCCTTTCCCGGGTCGGCTCTCTGGGGATATCCGCAATGATGCACGGCTATCTGGCGTTCGACGAAAAGGGGAATCAGCTGGTTCCCTTCCGCACCTGGCGCAACACGGTCACCGGCCAGGCGGCCGGGCTGCTGACGGAGGAATTCCGGTTCAACGTTCCCCAGCGGTGGAGCGTCGCCCATTTGTATCAGGCGATCCTGAACGGGGAAAAGCATGTGAAAGACGTCGCCTTTCTGACCACGCTTTCCGGATATGTGCACTGGAAGCTGACGGGCGAAAAGGTGCTGGGCGTGGGGGACGCTTCCGGAATGTTCCCCATCGACAGCAGCCGCAGCGATTACGACGCCGGCATGATGGAAAAATTCCAGGATCTGGTGGCAGGCTATGGGTTCGGATGGCATCTGAAGGACATCCTGCCCCGCGTTTTGAGCGCGGGCGAGCCTGCGGGGCGGCTTACCCCGGAGGGCGCCCTCCTGCTGGACCCGAGCGGCAGCCTGGAAGCGGGCGTCCCCCTCTGCCCGCCGGAAGGGGATGCCGGAACCGGGATGGCGGCGACCAACAGCGTGGCCGAGCAGACGGGAAATGTTTCGGCCGGCACCTCCATCTTCGCGATGATCGTTCTGGAAAAGCCGCTTTCCCGGGTCTACCCCGAAATCGACATGGTGACCACCCCCGCCGGAAAGCCGACGGCCATGGTGCACTGCAACAACTGCACATCCGACCTGGATGCCTGGGTGAAGCTTTTTTCTCAGGGGCTGGAATCGCTCGGCGTCAGAAAAAGCAAGGCCGAGGTTTACGACCTTTTTTACAACAGGGCGCTGGCGGGAGAGCCGGACTGCGGGGGTCTGCTTTCCTATAATTATTATTCCGGCGAGCCGATCACCGGCCTGAAAGAGGGGCGGCCGCTGTTTGTCCGCACCCCGGAAAGCAGGATGAGCTTTGAGAACTTTGCGCGTTCCCTGATCTTTTCGACCATCGCCACCCTCAGGATCGGGATGGATATCTTATCCGAGGAGCAGATCCATATCAAAACGCTTCTGGGGCACGGCGGCCTGTTTAAGACGAAGAAGGTCGGGCAGGCCCTGATGGCTTCGGCGCTGAAGGTGCCCGTGGCGGTCATGGAGACGGCCGGGGAAGGGGGCGCCTGGGGAATCGCGCTTCTGGCTGCGTATCTTCGGGAAAAGGAACAGGGAGAGACCCTGGAATCCTATCTGTCGCAAAAGGTTTTTTCTCGGATCGAAAGCGCCGTGACACCGCCGGACCCGAAGGATGTCAAAGGCTTTGAGGACTTCATGAAGAATTACAGGGCGGGGCTTGCCGCAGAGCGGGCCGCCGTCGAAAACATAAACTAA
- the araA gene encoding L-arabinose isomerase (Evidence 2a : Function from experimental evidences in other organisms; PubMedId : 10417639, 10669396, 11418559, 14973026, 18263741; Product type e : enzyme) — MKLKEYRFWFVVGSQFLYGPETLARVEEDARKIVDGLNKSGDLPCEVVYKDIMKTSDEIVTVVREANYDNACAGIITFCHTFSPSKMWINGLNLLQKPWLHFHTQFNRTIPNEAIDMDYMNLHQSAHGDREHGFIGARMRIPRKIVVGYWEDADVRRKIGRWMRAAVGVQESRNLKVMRFGDNMRNVAVTEGDKVEAQIKLGWQVNTWPVGELAELIGSVTDAEADALMKEYAQKYVISTGDLDAVRYQAKEEIALKRMLDREGCTAFSNTFEDLYGMRQLPGLATQRLMEQGYGYGGEGDWKASAMTRIVKVMGEGLGGGTTFMEDYSYDLTVGKELSMGAHMLEVCPSVAAQKPRIEVHPLGIGGKEPPARLVFEGHAGKGVVACLVDMGGRLRLIVQDIECVKPTQTMPNLPVARVMWKPMPDLKTGAECWIMAGGAHHTTLSYDVTAEQLRDFARMMDIEFVHIAENTVPEEFEQNLLLSDLVWKAREK, encoded by the coding sequence ATGAAATTGAAGGAGTACCGGTTCTGGTTCGTGGTCGGGAGCCAGTTCCTATACGGCCCCGAAACGTTGGCCAGGGTGGAAGAGGATGCCAGAAAGATCGTGGACGGGCTCAACAAAAGCGGGGACCTTCCCTGCGAGGTTGTCTACAAGGATATTATGAAGACCAGCGACGAGATCGTGACGGTCGTGCGGGAAGCAAACTATGACAACGCCTGCGCCGGGATCATCACGTTCTGCCACACGTTCAGCCCATCCAAAATGTGGATCAACGGGCTGAACCTCCTGCAGAAGCCGTGGCTCCATTTCCATACCCAGTTCAACAGGACGATCCCCAACGAGGCCATCGACATGGATTATATGAACCTGCACCAGAGCGCCCACGGCGACCGCGAGCACGGGTTCATCGGCGCCCGGATGCGGATCCCGAGGAAAATCGTGGTGGGCTATTGGGAGGACGCGGATGTACGGCGGAAAATCGGCAGATGGATGCGCGCCGCCGTCGGCGTGCAGGAAAGCCGGAACCTGAAGGTCATGCGCTTCGGCGACAATATGCGCAACGTCGCGGTCACCGAGGGCGACAAGGTGGAGGCGCAGATCAAGCTGGGCTGGCAGGTGAACACCTGGCCGGTCGGCGAGCTGGCGGAGCTCATCGGGTCCGTCACGGACGCCGAGGCGGATGCCCTGATGAAAGAATATGCGCAAAAATATGTGATTTCCACCGGCGACCTGGATGCCGTGCGGTACCAGGCAAAAGAGGAGATCGCTTTGAAGCGGATGCTGGACCGCGAGGGCTGCACCGCCTTTTCGAATACCTTCGAGGACCTGTACGGCATGCGGCAGCTGCCGGGCCTCGCCACCCAGCGCCTGATGGAGCAGGGCTACGGATACGGCGGCGAGGGCGACTGGAAGGCCTCCGCCATGACCCGCATCGTCAAGGTGATGGGGGAAGGCCTTGGCGGCGGCACGACCTTTATGGAGGACTATTCCTATGACCTGACCGTCGGGAAAGAGCTTTCCATGGGCGCCCATATGCTGGAAGTCTGCCCCAGCGTGGCCGCGCAGAAGCCGCGGATCGAAGTCCATCCGCTTGGGATCGGCGGAAAAGAGCCCCCGGCCCGCCTGGTTTTCGAAGGGCACGCCGGGAAAGGGGTCGTCGCCTGCCTGGTGGACATGGGCGGGCGCCTGCGCCTGATCGTTCAGGATATCGAGTGCGTCAAGCCCACTCAGACGATGCCGAACCTTCCGGTGGCCCGCGTGATGTGGAAGCCCATGCCGGACCTGAAAACAGGAGCGGAGTGCTGGATCATGGCCGGCGGGGCGCATCACACCACGCTGAGCTATGACGTGACGGCCGAGCAGCTGCGGGACTTTGCGCGCATGATGGATATCGAGTTCGTACATATCGCAGAAAATACCGTTCCGGAAGAGTTCGAGCAGAACCTGCTGCTTTCGGATCTTGTCTGGAAAGCGAGAGAAAAATAA
- the araD gene encoding L-ribulose-5-phosphate 4-epimerase (Evidence 2a : Function from experimental evidences in other organisms; PubMedId : 10417639, 11418559, 11732895, 14973026, 22720735; Product type e : enzyme), which yields MLEELKQKVYEANQMLPAHRLVTFTWGNVSGVDREKGLMVIKPSGVDYEKMKPGDMVVMKLDTGEVVEGGLRPSSDAPTHLELYRNFGGIGGIVHTHSRWATIFAQAKRGIPPLGTTQGDYFYGEIPCTRMMTKQEIRGKYELETGKVIVETFAGKNPNDMPGVLVASHGPFAWGTSPMNAVHNAVVLEEVAFMAWHSLVLEPDLPVMQRELLDKHYLRKHGPDAYYGQKNGIHP from the coding sequence ATGCTGGAAGAACTGAAGCAAAAGGTATATGAAGCCAATCAGATGCTGCCGGCCCACCGTCTGGTGACGTTTACCTGGGGAAATGTCAGCGGGGTCGACCGGGAAAAAGGTTTGATGGTGATCAAGCCGAGCGGCGTGGATTACGAGAAGATGAAGCCCGGGGACATGGTCGTGATGAAACTGGATACCGGCGAGGTCGTGGAGGGAGGCCTGCGTCCTTCCTCGGATGCGCCCACCCATCTGGAGCTGTACCGGAACTTCGGGGGCATCGGCGGGATCGTTCATACGCACAGCAGGTGGGCGACGATCTTCGCCCAGGCGAAGCGTGGGATCCCCCCTCTCGGCACGACCCAAGGGGATTATTTCTACGGCGAGATCCCATGCACCCGCATGATGACGAAACAGGAGATCCGGGGAAAGTACGAGCTGGAAACCGGGAAAGTGATCGTCGAGACGTTCGCGGGGAAAAATCCGAACGATATGCCCGGCGTGCTGGTGGCGAGCCACGGCCCTTTCGCGTGGGGAACCTCTCCGATGAATGCCGTGCATAATGCCGTGGTGCTGGAGGAAGTCGCCTTTATGGCGTGGCACAGCCTGGTTCTGGAGCCGGACCTCCCCGTGATGCAGCGGGAGCTGCTGGATAAGCATTATCTGCGCAAGCACGGGCCGGACGCCTATTACGGGCAAAAGAACGGCATCCATCCATAA